CACAGCCGCCACCGCCTCCGGTGTTTCTGCAAAGATGATTAGGCATTACGAGATGATCGGCCTGATCAAATCGGCAAATCGCACGGATTCCGGCTACAGGGTCTATACGGCCAATGATCTGGAAACGCTGCGCTTTATCCGGCGCGGACGCGATCTCGGTTTTTCCATCGAAAAGATCAGGCAACTCATGACCCTCTGGCGCGATCCGGGCGGCGCCTCCTGCGATGTCAAACGCATCGTCATGGAACATGTCATCGACCTGGAAGCGAAGATGGATACGCTGCGGGAAATGGCCGATACGCTCCGGAACCTCGCGACCTATTGCCCTGACAATGGTGAGCCGGAGTGCCCGATCATTCATGACCTCGCCCATGCGGAAGACCTCGAATTTTCGGCGGTTGCCGTCGTG
This window of the Agrobacterium fabrum str. C58 genome carries:
- the cueR gene encoding Cu(I)-responsive transcriptional regulator: MNIGTAATASGVSAKMIRHYEMIGLIKSANRTDSGYRVYTANDLETLRFIRRGRDLGFSIEKIRQLMTLWRDPGGASCDVKRIVMEHVIDLEAKMDTLREMADTLRNLATYCPDNGEPECPIIHDLAHAEDLEFSAVAVVPKRTGMLKGTSGPAMDLQRQAK